A stretch of Lactuca sativa cultivar Salinas chromosome 6, Lsat_Salinas_v11, whole genome shotgun sequence DNA encodes these proteins:
- the LOC111905426 gene encoding uncharacterized protein LOC111905426, whose protein sequence is MHDLSEIYSSFFWPNPKPSHPPHQSTSVLFPSPSISPSHLIDMPGEAQTTQSTVHSAFTVSNIKNVIPLILNRSDDHYPSWVEFFNIHVCANNVKDHIDDKTPKPTDVDKDTWDRLDALVKSRIYITITLDLAHTIMKPGASALDLWKRLQEIFLDNKNTRAVYLEEQFNNTHLSAFSNITEYCSHLKNLADQLENVGNPVSETKMVLQLISGLTKGDYDTVATIIQQTNPFPSFTKAESSLLLEEARRNKPDPTIPQAFVTQRADCDTFENSNNGTNNHNSGYNGRGQNWGNQRGSGRWSCGRGRRRSNGRFSSQQTPWKWPGWFPLYPWSAPPCPYPTVLRLELWGLVQKSDSHRPSSNNKSTRTHKPTLLQTHNRPTPAR, encoded by the exons ATGCATGATCTTAGCGAGATAtattct agcttctTTTGGCCTAACCCTAAGCCGTCGCACCCTCCACATCAGTCGACCTCTGTTCTTTTTCCCTCCCCCTCCATATCTCCTTCTCATCTCATCGACATGCCAGGCGAAGCACAAACCACCCAATCCACCGTCCACTCAGCGTTCACAGTGAGCAACATCAAGAATGTCATACCTCTCATTCTCAACCGATCTGACGATCACTATCCTTCATGGGTGGAATTCTTCAACATTCACGTATGTGCTAACAACGTGAAAGATCACATCGATGACAAAACCCCCAAACCTACCGATGTTGATAAAGACACATGGGATCGACTTGATGCCCTTGTTAAATCCCGAATCTACATCACCATAACACTGGATCTCGCTCACACCATCATGAAACCTGGTGCATCGGCCCTTGACCTTTGGAAGCGTCTTCAAGAAATATTTCTTGATAATAAAAACACTCGTGCAGTTTACCTCGAGGAACAATTTAACAACACTCATCTCTCTGCCTTCTCGAACATCACTGAATATTGCTCACACCTCAAGAACCTAGCCGATCAACTAGAAAACGTTGGAAACCCGGTGTCAGAAACAAAGATGGTCCTCCAACTCATCTCTGGTCTCACAAAAGGGGACTACGATACCGTCGCTACCATTATACAACAAACCAACCCTTTTCCCAGCTTCACAAAAGCCGAATCCTCCCTCCTCCTTGAAGAAGCCCGCCGCAACAAGCCTGACCCCACCATTCCCCAAGCCTTCGTCACTCAACGGGCTGACTGTGACACTTTCGAAAACTCCAACAACGGCACTAATAACCATAACTCAGGCTATAATGGACGTGGTCAAAACTGGGGAAATCAGCGTGGCAGTGGACGCTGGTCTTGCGGCAGAGGACGCAGACGTAGCAATGGCAGATTCTCGTCACAGCAAACCCCATGGAAATGGCCCGGTTGGTTTCCCCTATACCCCTGGTCCGCCCCTCCATGCCCGTACCCCACAGTCCTCAGGTTGGAATTATGGGGCCTCGTCCAAAAATCTGATTCTCACCGGCCCAGCAGCAACAACAAGTCCACACGGACCCATAAGCCAACTTTGCTTCAAACTCACAATCGGCCCACTCCAGCGCGATGA
- the LOC111905427 gene encoding uncharacterized mitochondrial protein AtMg00810-like has product MARNWDVYQLHVKNAFLHGNLKETVYMHQPPGFLRLVIRTKKSDNSLFIYQKHHETTYLLLYVDDIVLTTSYTTLKTWLLSALKREFDITDLDPLSYFLRIAVTRTKNTMFLSQCKYVEEILECANMEACKPVTTPVDTNSKLSLHDGDPVADPSLYRSLAGALQYLTFTHPDISYAVQQICLFMHAPKISHFSALKRIIRYIKGTPDHGLTLLSSPSTQLVSYIDADWGSCPDTRRSTSGYCIFLGDNLISWSAKCQATLSRSSAEAEYRGVANVVTEVYWLHNLLLELHAPLKRSAIVYCDNVYAVYLSGNPVQHQRTKHIEMDIHFLHEKVTIGKIRVLHIPSTYQYTDIFTQGLLRQLFLDFRDRLSIRLPPAKTEGDS; this is encoded by the exons aTGGCTCGAAATTGGGATGTTTATCAATTGCATGTGAAAAATGCTTTTTTACATGGTAATTTGAAGGAAACCGTATATATGCACCAACCACCTGGTTTTTTAAGACTAGTTATCCGGACCAA AAAGAGTGACAATTCCTTATTTATCTACCAAAAACACCATGAGACAACTTATCTacttctatatgtcgatgacatagtGTTAACTACGTCATATACAACACTCAAAACTTGGCTCCTCAGTGCTCTAAAACGGGAATTCGACATTACTGATCTAGACCCACTATCTTACTTCCTCAGGATTGCTGTCACGcgcaccaagaacaccatgttctTATCTCAATGCAAATACGTTGAAGAAATCCTCGAATGTGCCAACATGGAAGCATGCAAACCAGTCACCACTCCCGTTGACACTAATTCCAAACTCAGTCTTCATGACGGTGATCCTGTGGCTGATCCATCCCTATATCGGAGTCTTGCGGGAGCTCTCCAATACCTTACATTCACACATCCAGACATATCATACGCCGTGCAACAAATCTGCCTCTTTATGCACGCTCCAAAAATCAGTCACTTTAGTGCTTTAAAACGGATAATACGGTACATCAAAGGCACCCCAGATCATGGTCTTACGTTATTATCCTCTCCATCCACTCAGCTAGTGTCCTATATTGATGCTGATTGGGGCAGTTGCCCGGACACCCGCCGCTCTACATCTGGATATTGCATTTTTCTCGGTGACAATCTCATCTCATGGTCTGCCAAGTGTCAAGCCACTCTTTCAAGGTCCAGTGCTGAAGCCGAATACCGTGGTGTTGCAAATGTAGTTACTGAAGTCTATTGGCTTCACAACCTTCTTCTCGAGTTACATGCACCCCTGAAACGTTCCGCAATCGTCTATTGTGACAATGTATATGCTGTCTATTTATCCGGTAATCCTGTGCAACACCAACGTACCAAACACATTGAAATGGATATACACTTTCTCCATGAAAAGGTCACTATTGGTAAAATACGAGTTCTTCATATTCCATCTACTTATCAATATACTGACATATTTACTCAAGGCCTTCTGCGACAACTATTTCTTGATTTTAGAGACAGACTCAGTATTCGTCTTCCTCCCGCTAAGACTGAGGGGGACTCTTAG